The Bradyrhizobium sp. WBAH42 genome includes a window with the following:
- a CDS encoding ABC transporter substrate-binding protein, giving the protein MTKNPSRRDFSAGALATIAASTLPAPYVWAAEKKYDAGASDTEIKIGQTVPHSGPGSLYGVLGRIGEAYFQMLNEKGGINGRKVKFLTMDDAYSAPKCVEATRRLVEQEEVLALYGSLGTAPQTAVHKYLNSKGVPQLLLNTGASKWNNPKEFKWTMAGLPLYPTEARILARHVVSVKPNAKIGILYQNDDFGRDFLAPFKKVLADAGGTAQVIMEQTYDLTEPTVDSQLVNLSKSGADVFYNISTGKASSQSIRKVAELGWKPLQLLSAGSTGRSILNAAGLENATGIVAIRYNKEVGLPKWEKDPDVMAFEELRKKYTPAIDPDNTIAFAGYGQAATMGEILRRCGDELTRANVLKQASNLNGFHSPYFLDGVTYSYTPEDYTPMKTLFISTFTGKDWDISDKPMSE; this is encoded by the coding sequence ATGACCAAGAATCCATCGCGGCGCGATTTCAGCGCCGGCGCACTCGCCACCATCGCCGCATCCACCTTGCCCGCGCCCTACGTCTGGGCTGCGGAGAAAAAGTACGATGCGGGCGCCAGCGACACCGAGATCAAGATCGGTCAGACCGTGCCGCATTCCGGCCCCGGCTCGCTCTACGGCGTGCTCGGCCGCATCGGCGAAGCCTATTTCCAGATGCTGAACGAGAAGGGCGGCATCAACGGACGCAAGGTCAAATTCCTCACCATGGACGACGCCTACAGCGCGCCGAAATGCGTCGAGGCGACGCGGCGCCTGGTCGAGCAGGAGGAAGTGCTCGCGCTGTACGGCTCGCTCGGCACCGCGCCGCAGACCGCCGTGCACAAATACCTGAACTCCAAGGGCGTGCCGCAGCTGCTGCTCAACACCGGCGCCTCGAAATGGAATAATCCGAAAGAGTTCAAATGGACGATGGCGGGCCTGCCGCTCTATCCGACCGAAGCGCGCATCCTGGCGCGACACGTCGTCAGCGTGAAGCCGAACGCCAAGATCGGCATCCTCTACCAGAACGACGATTTCGGCCGCGACTTCCTTGCACCCTTCAAGAAAGTGCTGGCGGATGCCGGCGGCACTGCGCAGGTGATCATGGAGCAGACCTATGATTTGACCGAGCCGACCGTCGATTCCCAGCTCGTCAATCTCTCGAAGTCGGGCGCCGACGTCTTCTACAACATCTCGACCGGCAAGGCCTCGTCGCAGTCGATCCGGAAAGTGGCCGAGCTCGGCTGGAAGCCGCTGCAGCTGCTTTCCGCCGGCTCCACCGGCCGCTCGATCCTCAATGCCGCGGGCCTCGAGAACGCCACCGGAATCGTTGCGATCCGCTACAACAAGGAGGTCGGCCTGCCCAAATGGGAGAAGGACCCGGACGTCATGGCGTTCGAGGAGCTGCGCAAGAAGTACACGCCGGCGATCGATCCCGACAACACCATCGCCTTCGCCGGTTACGGCCAGGCCGCGACCATGGGCGAGATCCTGCGCCGCTGCGGCGACGAGCTCACCCGCGCCAACGTGCTGAAGCAGGCATCGAACCTCAATGGCTTCCACTCGCCGTATTTCCTCGACGGCGTCACCTACAGCTACACGCCCGAGGACTACACGCCGATGAAGACGCTGTTCATCTCCACCTTCACCGGAAAAGACTGGGACATTTCCGACAAGCCGATGTCGGAGTAA
- a CDS encoding ABC transporter permease codes for MAMPMESPISFTNVGKIRWWQRGIFASQTGYVLLALAVLLVIMHFASPYFFTQGNMQNVAKNFSFIAIATLGVTFVIITGGIDLSVGSMMCFSAMITSMVMTELSAPGSPLVHMAADGKTVLANVPGLILIISILAGLGVALIAGLFNGFCIAVLGLSPFVTTLGMLSIVRGLGYVVSNGRGSFPGGPDADYFYALTSGDVLGVPAPFIYLVILALTMAVVLHHTSFGRHVFALGGNEKAAELTGIPVVRVKIEVYVICALAAGLQGIIISGWLGSAPANMATSYELNVIAAAVIGGANLAGGIGGPLGAIVGCVLLEVIRNGLVLAQVSSYWQQTLVGVIIILAVLVDRIRSRMT; via the coding sequence ATGGCCATGCCCATGGAATCCCCGATCAGCTTCACCAATGTCGGCAAGATCAGATGGTGGCAGCGCGGCATCTTCGCCTCGCAGACCGGCTACGTTCTGCTCGCGCTGGCGGTGCTGCTGGTGATCATGCATTTCGCCAGCCCCTACTTCTTCACCCAGGGCAACATGCAGAACGTGGCGAAGAACTTTTCCTTCATCGCCATTGCGACGCTCGGCGTCACCTTCGTGATCATCACCGGCGGCATCGACCTGTCGGTGGGATCGATGATGTGCTTCTCCGCCATGATCACCTCGATGGTGATGACCGAGCTGTCGGCGCCCGGCTCGCCGCTGGTACACATGGCCGCTGACGGCAAGACCGTGCTCGCCAATGTGCCCGGCCTGATCCTGATTATCTCGATCCTCGCCGGTCTCGGCGTCGCACTGATTGCCGGCCTCTTCAACGGCTTCTGCATCGCCGTGCTCGGCCTGTCGCCCTTCGTCACCACGCTCGGCATGCTCTCGATCGTGCGCGGGCTCGGCTATGTCGTCTCCAACGGACGCGGCAGTTTCCCGGGCGGGCCGGACGCCGATTATTTCTATGCGCTCACGTCCGGTGACGTGCTCGGCGTGCCCGCGCCGTTCATCTATCTCGTGATCCTGGCGCTCACCATGGCCGTGGTGCTGCACCACACCTCGTTCGGCCGCCACGTCTTCGCGCTCGGCGGCAATGAGAAGGCGGCCGAGCTCACCGGCATTCCGGTGGTGCGGGTGAAGATCGAGGTCTACGTGATCTGCGCGCTCGCCGCGGGCCTGCAGGGCATCATCATCTCCGGCTGGCTCGGATCGGCGCCGGCCAACATGGCGACCTCCTACGAGCTCAACGTGATCGCGGCGGCCGTGATCGGCGGCGCCAATCTCGCCGGCGGCATCGGCGGCCCGCTCGGGGCCATCGTCGGCTGCGTGCTGCTGGAGGTGATCCGCAACGGGCTCGTGCTGGCCCAGGTCAGCTCGTACTGGCAGCAGACGCTGGTCGGCGTGATCATCATTCTGGCTGTGCTGGTCGACCGCATTCGCTCGCGGATGACCTGA
- a CDS encoding MBL fold metallo-hydrolase: MQLRFVGCGDAFGSGGRLNTCFHVSGRETNFLIDCGASALPALKRLEIDRHDIDLILITHFHGDHFAGLPFFLLDAQFSRRMRPLTIAGPQGIERRLREVMEALFEHSSNTRQRFELNVVELAPGQSRNFSAVNVTPYPVVHGESGGPFLAYRVAAEGRTLAYSADTEWTETLIPLAHGADLFIAEAYMYEKVVKNHLSLKTLEQHLPDIGAKRLVLTHMSDDMLSRLGDVEHLAAEDGMVLVF, from the coding sequence ATGCAACTGCGTTTCGTCGGCTGCGGTGACGCCTTCGGCTCCGGCGGCAGGCTCAACACCTGCTTCCATGTCTCCGGGCGCGAAACGAACTTCCTGATCGACTGCGGCGCGTCGGCGCTCCCGGCGCTGAAGCGGCTCGAGATCGATCGCCACGACATCGACCTGATCCTGATCACGCATTTCCACGGCGACCATTTTGCCGGCCTGCCGTTCTTTCTGCTCGACGCGCAATTCTCGCGGCGGATGCGGCCGCTGACGATCGCGGGCCCGCAAGGCATCGAGCGGCGGCTGCGTGAGGTGATGGAAGCGCTGTTCGAGCATTCCTCGAACACCAGGCAGCGCTTCGAGCTGAACGTGGTCGAGCTCGCACCCGGGCAAAGCCGAAACTTCAGCGCGGTGAATGTGACGCCTTATCCGGTCGTGCACGGCGAATCCGGCGGTCCGTTCCTCGCCTATCGCGTCGCGGCCGAGGGCCGCACGCTCGCCTACAGCGCCGATACCGAATGGACGGAGACGCTCATTCCGCTGGCGCATGGCGCGGACCTTTTCATCGCTGAAGCCTATATGTACGAGAAGGTGGTCAAGAATCATCTCAGCCTGAAGACCTTGGAACAACATCTGCCCGACATCGGCGCCAAGCGGCTCGTCCTCACCCATATGAGCGACGACATGCTGTCGCGCCTGGGTGATGTCGAGCATCTCGCTGCCGAAGACGGCATGGTGCTCGTGTTCTGA
- a CDS encoding ATP-dependent DNA ligase gives MNRFAELLDRLAYEPGRNNKLRLLTGYFREVGDPDRGYALAALTGALSFKHAKPALIRDLIAARTDEVLFGLSYDYVGDLSETVALMWPKTALAAHNNPPPPSLTEVVTTLRTLGKTELPKQLERWLDELDETGRWALLKLVTGALRIGISARLAKTAAAALGDKDPHEVELIWPGLVPPYLDLFAWLEGRGDKPVNRDPAPFRPVMLAHAIEDGDFAALDPADYIAEWKWDGIRVQAVAGRDERGHTTARLYSRTGEDITGSFPDLVPSLRLPGAIDGELLILREGRVQSFNVLQQRLNRKVVSPKLIKEFPIHLRAYDLLGDDENDLRELPFAERRERLERFIAKLDDPRIDLSPTVPFDSWEALTAARADPASAGAGEDADAVEGVMLKRRDAPYLPGRPKGQWWKWKRDPHIIDAVLMYAQRGHGKRSSYYSDYTFGVWTETENGEELVPVGKAYFGFTDEELLQIDRFVRRNTTEKFGPVRHVVHEGDKGLVLEVAFEGLQRSPRHKSGVAMRFPRISRLRWDKPPREADRLETLEKMLKAEAAEIEV, from the coding sequence ATGAACCGCTTCGCCGAGCTGCTCGACCGCCTCGCCTATGAGCCCGGCCGCAACAATAAGCTGCGGCTGCTCACCGGCTATTTCCGCGAGGTCGGCGATCCCGACCGCGGCTATGCGCTGGCGGCGCTGACCGGCGCACTCAGTTTCAAGCACGCCAAGCCGGCGCTGATCCGCGATCTCATCGCGGCACGCACGGATGAGGTGCTGTTCGGGCTGAGCTACGACTATGTCGGCGATCTCTCGGAGACGGTGGCGCTGATGTGGCCGAAGACCGCGCTCGCCGCCCACAACAACCCACCCCCGCCGAGCCTCACCGAAGTCGTCACCACGCTGCGCACGCTCGGCAAGACCGAGCTGCCGAAGCAGCTCGAACGTTGGCTCGACGAGCTCGACGAGACCGGCCGCTGGGCGCTGCTGAAGCTCGTCACCGGCGCGCTTCGCATCGGCATCTCGGCGCGGCTCGCCAAGACCGCCGCCGCTGCGCTCGGCGACAAGGACCCGCACGAGGTCGAGCTGATCTGGCCGGGCCTCGTCCCGCCCTATCTCGACCTGTTCGCCTGGCTGGAGGGCCGCGGCGACAAGCCCGTCAACCGCGATCCCGCGCCGTTCCGCCCGGTGATGCTGGCGCATGCGATCGAAGACGGCGATTTCGCCGCGCTCGATCCCGCCGACTACATCGCCGAATGGAAATGGGACGGCATCCGCGTGCAGGCGGTCGCCGGGCGCGACGAGCGCGGCCATACCACCGCGCGGCTCTATTCGCGCACCGGCGAGGACATCACGGGCAGCTTCCCGGATCTCGTGCCGTCGCTGCGCCTGCCGGGCGCGATCGACGGCGAGCTCTTGATCCTGCGCGAAGGCCGCGTGCAGAGCTTCAACGTTCTGCAGCAGCGGCTCAACCGCAAGGTGGTCTCGCCGAAGCTGATCAAGGAGTTTCCGATTCACTTGCGCGCCTACGATCTGCTCGGCGACGACGAGAACGATCTGCGCGAGCTGCCTTTTGCCGAGCGGCGTGAGCGGCTGGAGAGATTCATCGCAAAGCTGGACGATCCCCGCATCGATCTCTCGCCCACCGTGCCCTTCGACAGCTGGGAGGCGCTGACGGCCGCACGCGCCGATCCCGCCAGCGCCGGCGCCGGCGAGGACGCGGACGCCGTCGAGGGCGTGATGCTGAAGCGGCGCGATGCGCCTTATCTGCCGGGGCGGCCGAAGGGCCAATGGTGGAAGTGGAAGCGCGACCCGCACATCATCGACGCCGTCCTGATGTATGCGCAGCGCGGCCACGGCAAGCGCTCGTCCTATTATTCCGACTACACCTTCGGCGTCTGGACCGAGACCGAGAATGGCGAGGAGCTGGTGCCGGTCGGCAAAGCCTATTTCGGCTTCACCGACGAGGAGCTGTTGCAGATCGACCGCTTCGTCCGTCGCAACACCACGGAAAAATTCGGCCCCGTCCGCCATGTCGTGCACGAGGGCGACAAGGGCCTGGTGCTGGAGGTCGCTTTCGAGGGATTGCAGCGCTCGCCCCGGCACAAATCCGGCGTCGCCATGCGTTTCCCCCGCATCAGCCGCCTGCGCTGGGACAAGCCGCCCCGGGAGGCCGACCGGCTGGAGACGCTGGAGAAGATGCTGAAGGCCGAGGCGGCGGAGATCGAGGTGTGA
- a CDS encoding ligase-associated DNA damage response exonuclease, which produces MRPQDILLPNAAGLCCKPGGFHIDPVRPVERAVITHGHSDHARAGHGAVLATQETLDMMRLRYGENFAGSTQAISYGEEIRLGDVKVKFYPAGHVLGSAQIAVSCKDTCIVASGDYKDAPDPTCTPFELVSCDVFITEATFGLPVFRHGDASDEVKKLLASVALFPERAHLVGAYSLGKAQRVIKLLRQAGYDAPIYLHGAMETITHYYQSRGIDLGELKPVKGMKKAALAGTITLAPPSATSDLWTRRFPDPVTAFASGWMRVRARARQRGVELPLVISDHADWDGLTATIAATGAGEIWVTHGQEDALVHWCRSKGLKAQPLDLVGYGDEEESETPIQGEAEA; this is translated from the coding sequence ATGCGCCCGCAAGACATCCTGCTGCCAAATGCTGCCGGCCTGTGCTGCAAGCCCGGCGGCTTCCATATCGACCCTGTCCGGCCCGTCGAGCGGGCCGTGATCACCCACGGCCATTCCGACCATGCCCGTGCCGGCCATGGCGCCGTGCTGGCGACGCAGGAAACGCTGGACATGATGCGGCTGCGCTATGGCGAGAACTTTGCCGGCTCGACCCAGGCGATCAGCTATGGCGAGGAAATCCGGCTCGGCGACGTCAAGGTCAAGTTTTACCCGGCCGGCCACGTGTTGGGCTCCGCACAGATCGCCGTTTCGTGCAAGGATACCTGCATCGTCGCCTCCGGCGACTACAAGGACGCGCCCGACCCGACATGCACGCCGTTCGAGCTGGTGTCGTGCGACGTCTTCATCACCGAGGCGACGTTCGGGCTCCCGGTCTTCCGGCATGGCGATGCCAGCGACGAGGTCAAGAAGCTGCTGGCTTCGGTCGCGTTGTTTCCGGAGCGCGCGCATCTCGTCGGGGCCTACTCGCTCGGCAAGGCGCAGCGCGTGATCAAGCTGCTGCGGCAGGCCGGCTACGACGCGCCGATCTACCTGCATGGCGCGATGGAGACGATCACGCATTACTACCAGAGCCGCGGGATCGATCTTGGCGAGCTCAAGCCCGTGAAGGGCATGAAGAAGGCGGCGCTCGCCGGCACCATCACCTTGGCGCCGCCATCGGCCACATCCGATCTCTGGACGCGGCGCTTTCCCGATCCCGTCACCGCCTTCGCCTCGGGCTGGATGCGGGTGCGCGCCCGGGCGCGGCAGCGCGGCGTCGAGCTGCCGCTGGTGATCTCCGACCACGCCGACTGGGACGGCCTCACCGCGACCATCGCGGCGACCGGCGCCGGCGAGATCTGGGTCACCCACGGCCAGGAAGATGCGCTGGTGCATTGGTGCCGGAGCAAGGGCCTGAAGGCGCAGCCGCTCGATCTCGTCGGCTATGGCGACGAGGAGGAGAGCGAGACGCCCATTCAAGGCGAGGCCGAAGCATGA
- a CDS encoding sugar-binding protein, translating into MRKLLLAGIAVAMMATPAFAANYRFVIVPKAMNNPFFDFSRDGCLKRAKELGNIECIYKGPVEHEPATQAQIIQDFITQKVDGLAISVADVAAMTKSIEAATAAGIPVITFDADAPGSKRIAYIGTNNKEFGVALGKELLKMRPDGGKYAMVSGGPGAKNLAERVDGVREALKGSKWTEVAGSPTFCNDDPALAVQQMTDMRTATPDLAAIVPIGGWPMFAPEGFKAFASRNKKDIDSGKFTLVVADTLKMQLELLRDGYANALVGQRPFEMGEKAMDTLLAIKKGEKVPEIVYTGLDLVTKDNVAQMLK; encoded by the coding sequence ATGAGGAAACTGCTTCTTGCCGGTATCGCGGTCGCGATGATGGCGACGCCGGCATTTGCTGCGAATTACCGCTTCGTCATCGTGCCGAAGGCGATGAACAATCCGTTCTTCGACTTTTCGCGCGATGGCTGCCTGAAGCGCGCCAAGGAGCTCGGCAACATCGAGTGCATCTACAAGGGACCGGTCGAGCATGAACCTGCGACCCAGGCCCAGATCATCCAGGACTTCATCACGCAGAAGGTCGATGGTCTTGCCATCTCCGTCGCGGACGTTGCGGCCATGACCAAGTCGATCGAGGCGGCGACTGCTGCCGGCATTCCCGTCATCACCTTCGATGCGGACGCGCCGGGCTCCAAGCGCATCGCCTATATCGGCACCAACAACAAGGAGTTCGGTGTCGCGCTCGGCAAGGAGCTCCTGAAAATGCGGCCGGACGGCGGCAAATACGCGATGGTTTCCGGCGGCCCCGGCGCCAAGAACCTCGCCGAGCGCGTCGACGGCGTGCGCGAGGCGCTGAAGGGCTCGAAGTGGACCGAGGTCGCGGGCTCGCCGACGTTCTGCAACGACGATCCCGCGCTCGCGGTCCAGCAGATGACGGACATGCGCACCGCAACGCCGGACCTCGCCGCCATCGTTCCGATCGGCGGCTGGCCGATGTTTGCGCCCGAAGGCTTCAAGGCCTTCGCCAGCCGGAACAAGAAGGACATCGATTCCGGCAAGTTCACGCTGGTCGTCGCCGATACGCTGAAGATGCAGCTCGAGCTGCTGCGTGACGGCTACGCCAATGCGCTGGTCGGCCAGCGTCCGTTCGAGATGGGTGAGAAGGCGATGGACACGCTGCTCGCCATCAAGAAGGGCGAGAAGGTGCCGGAGATCGTCTACACCGGCCTCGATCTCGTCACCAAGGACAACGTCGCGCAGATGTTGAAGTAG
- a CDS encoding DUF6460 domain-containing protein — MVQDVRDLPAGRSDGLHRFLGGSPLTVAFRLVLLSILVGVVLATIGFDPWNIIHSIRLLFQRLWDLGFDAVNWLWRYFLLGAVIVIPIWLLSRVFGAPRGR, encoded by the coding sequence ATGGTCCAAGACGTCAGAGATTTGCCGGCCGGCCGCAGCGACGGCCTGCACCGCTTTCTCGGCGGCTCGCCGCTGACCGTCGCGTTCCGCCTGGTGCTGCTCTCGATCCTGGTCGGCGTCGTGCTGGCGACGATCGGCTTCGACCCCTGGAACATCATCCACAGCATTCGCCTCTTGTTCCAGCGCCTGTGGGATCTCGGCTTCGATGCGGTGAACTGGCTGTGGCGCTACTTCCTGCTCGGCGCGGTCATCGTGATCCCGATCTGGCTGCTGTCGCGCGTGTTCGGCGCGCCGCGCGGCCGGTAA
- a CDS encoding aldo/keto reductase, producing MKRSRLGALDVTSIGLGSAPLGGLFSPVSDADAQATLERAWSLGVRFFDTAPLYGFGLAERRLGAFLRQQQRDSYVISTKVGRLLRAPDGAAPEDEHYKGTPRERPVFDFSYDGVMRSVEESLQRLGLDRVDVLLVHDPDDHYDDAVTGAFRALRRLREDGTVKAIGAGMNQSEMLARFAEAVPVDCFLLAGRYTLLDQGALDALFPLCQARGIGILLGGIYNSGILANPLTSAKFNYQDADAALVARALELDELCRRHGTELKAAALQFCMAHPGVTVAVMGARNAAEVADNIAMSEAAVPLAFWQDLRARKLVDVRAPLPGGA from the coding sequence ATGAAAAGGTCGCGGCTCGGCGCTCTCGATGTCACCTCGATCGGCCTCGGTTCCGCCCCGCTCGGCGGATTGTTCTCGCCCGTCAGCGATGCCGATGCGCAAGCGACGCTTGAACGCGCCTGGTCGCTCGGCGTTCGGTTCTTCGATACCGCCCCGCTCTACGGTTTCGGCCTCGCGGAGCGGCGGTTGGGGGCCTTCCTGCGGCAACAGCAGCGCGATTCCTACGTCATCTCGACCAAGGTCGGCCGCCTGCTGCGCGCACCGGACGGTGCTGCCCCCGAGGACGAGCACTACAAGGGCACGCCGCGTGAGCGGCCGGTGTTCGATTTCAGCTATGACGGCGTGATGCGGTCGGTCGAGGAGAGCCTGCAGCGCCTCGGCCTCGACCGCGTCGACGTCCTGCTCGTGCATGATCCTGACGATCATTATGACGATGCCGTCACCGGCGCCTTCCGCGCGCTCCGGCGCCTGCGCGAGGACGGCACGGTCAAGGCGATCGGCGCCGGCATGAACCAGTCGGAGATGCTGGCTCGCTTCGCCGAGGCCGTGCCGGTCGACTGTTTCCTGCTCGCCGGCCGCTACACGCTGCTCGACCAGGGCGCGCTGGATGCGCTGTTTCCGCTCTGCCAGGCGAGGGGCATCGGCATCCTGCTTGGCGGCATCTACAACAGCGGCATCCTGGCCAATCCGCTGACGAGCGCGAAATTCAACTATCAGGATGCTGATGCGGCGCTCGTGGCACGTGCGCTGGAGCTCGACGAGCTCTGCCGCAGGCACGGCACCGAGCTGAAGGCCGCCGCGCTGCAATTCTGTATGGCCCATCCGGGGGTGACGGTCGCCGTGATGGGTGCGCGCAATGCCGCCGAGGTCGCTGACAACATCGCCATGTCGGAAGCGGCGGTCCCGTTGGCGTTCTGGCAGGACTTGCGGGCGCGAAAGCTCGTGGATGTGCGCGCGCCACTTCCCGGCGGAGCGTAG
- a CDS encoding class I SAM-dependent methyltransferase yields the protein MPLRLFLTSGDLMADRRFEFARDLQLKGDLPAAADLLEQAIELAPDFTSAWFTLGEIRQQLGERDKAIAAFREARRCDPEDQHGAGLHLMRLGDTEMAEMPKAYVQALFDQYAPRFEHALINDLGYRAPTLIFKAVLAARVAAKKPAYFKHAIDLGCGTGLAAAAFAKQVDHFTGIDLSPGMIKEARATNLYAALEVADMLEGLRGKLDASANLIVAADAFVYLSDLAPVLTEAKRVLVSGGVLAFTLETHDGSGIVLGDGLRYAHSAEYVRGAIAKAGLKLLTLEPASPRNENNEPVRGLVIVAEKT from the coding sequence ATGCCGCTCCGCCTGTTCCTGACCTCCGGCGATCTCATGGCCGACCGCCGCTTCGAGTTCGCGCGCGACCTCCAGCTCAAGGGCGACCTGCCCGCCGCCGCCGACCTTCTGGAGCAGGCGATCGAGCTCGCACCTGATTTCACCTCGGCCTGGTTCACGCTCGGCGAGATCCGTCAGCAGCTCGGCGAGCGCGACAAGGCCATCGCGGCCTTTCGTGAAGCGCGGCGATGCGACCCCGAGGATCAGCACGGCGCAGGCCTGCACCTGATGCGGCTCGGCGATACCGAGATGGCGGAGATGCCCAAGGCCTATGTGCAGGCTTTATTCGATCAATACGCGCCGCGGTTCGAGCACGCGCTGATCAACGATCTCGGCTATCGCGCCCCCACGCTGATCTTCAAGGCGGTGCTGGCCGCGCGCGTCGCCGCCAAGAAGCCGGCCTACTTCAAGCACGCCATCGACCTCGGCTGCGGCACCGGCCTTGCGGCAGCCGCGTTCGCCAAGCAGGTCGACCATTTCACCGGCATTGATCTGTCGCCCGGCATGATCAAGGAGGCGCGGGCGACGAACCTCTATGCCGCGCTCGAAGTCGCCGACATGCTCGAGGGCCTGCGCGGCAAGCTGGATGCCAGCGCGAACCTCATCGTGGCCGCGGATGCGTTCGTCTATCTCTCCGATCTCGCCCCTGTTCTCACCGAGGCAAAGCGCGTGCTCGTCTCAGGCGGCGTGCTTGCCTTCACGCTGGAGACGCACGACGGCAGCGGCATCGTGCTCGGCGACGGCCTGCGTTATGCCCATTCCGCGGAATATGTGCGCGGCGCCATCGCCAAGGCGGGGTTGAAGCTGCTGACCCTGGAGCCAGCCTCGCCGCGCAACGAGAACAACGAGCCCGTGCGCGGCCTTGTCATCGTCGCCGAGAAAACTTGA
- a CDS encoding amidohydrolase — MIVDSHQHFWDPARADYPWMEAPELAPIRRAFGPADLAPLLKANGIDASIVVQCRSALEETEEFLRIANATPSVVGVVGWADLTDAALDETLDRLRALPGGAKLVGIRHQVHDELDADWLLRDDVQRGLTAVFAHDLAYDFLVRSRELPAAIATAQAFPHARFVLDHAAKPPIAAGGRAEWADRIAALAACGNVWCKISGLATEAVWNDWDAERLFPFVAHAARCFGEDRLIFGSDWPVCLLAGSYSEIKTALEACLASLGPRVRDKAFGVNAAQAYRLASRVSA; from the coding sequence ATGATCGTCGATTCCCATCAGCATTTCTGGGATCCGGCGCGCGCCGACTATCCCTGGATGGAAGCGCCCGAGCTGGCGCCGATCCGCCGTGCCTTCGGCCCGGCCGATCTCGCGCCGCTGCTGAAGGCGAACGGCATCGACGCCAGCATCGTGGTGCAATGCCGCTCCGCGCTGGAGGAGACCGAGGAGTTCCTGCGTATCGCGAACGCGACGCCCTCTGTCGTCGGCGTGGTCGGCTGGGCCGATCTGACCGACGCTGCGCTTGACGAAACGCTCGACCGGCTGCGCGCTCTGCCTGGTGGAGCAAAGCTGGTCGGCATCCGTCACCAGGTCCACGACGAGCTTGATGCGGATTGGCTGCTGCGCGACGACGTCCAGCGCGGACTTACCGCGGTGTTCGCCCACGATCTCGCTTACGATTTCCTCGTCCGCAGCCGCGAGCTGCCTGCCGCGATCGCAACCGCGCAGGCCTTTCCGCACGCGCGTTTCGTGCTCGATCACGCCGCCAAGCCGCCGATTGCGGCCGGCGGGCGCGCGGAATGGGCCGACCGCATCGCAGCGCTGGCTGCCTGCGGCAACGTCTGGTGCAAGATCTCGGGGTTGGCGACCGAGGCGGTCTGGAATGACTGGGATGCAGAACGGCTGTTTCCGTTCGTTGCGCACGCCGCAAGATGTTTTGGCGAGGACCGGTTGATCTTCGGATCGGACTGGCCCGTGTGCCTGCTTGCGGGAAGCTACAGCGAAATCAAGACCGCGCTGGAGGCCTGCCTTGCGAGTCTCGGCCCGCGTGTGCGGGACAAGGCGTTCGGCGTGAATGCAGCGCAGGCGTATCGGCTGGCGTCGCGCGTTAGCGCCTGA